The Williamsia sp. DF01-3 genome has a window encoding:
- the truB gene encoding tRNA pseudouridine(55) synthase TruB, whose protein sequence is MSSRPPRSGLDGAGLMIIDKAAGVTSHDVVASCRKLLKTRRVGHAGTLDPMATGVLVIGVERATKMLGLLSLTTKAYDATIRLGATTDTDDAEGSVLTRTDTSDLDHARIHTEVKPLTGEISQIPARVSAIKVDGQRAHALAREGADFELKARQVTVSRFDVVDIETVQDGDAVYTDVRVQVECSAGTYIRSLARDLGAELGVGGHLTALRRTRVGPFGLDVSRTIAELADDPTVSLDIDAAAQFAFAHRNITAEEAESISQGRWLEPIGMAGVYAAIDPEGHTIALLQEKGRRASSVMVVRPATLR, encoded by the coding sequence GTGAGTTCTCGACCACCACGTTCAGGCCTTGACGGCGCGGGCCTGATGATCATCGACAAGGCCGCGGGCGTCACGAGCCATGACGTCGTCGCCTCGTGCCGCAAGCTACTCAAGACACGGCGTGTCGGGCACGCCGGGACACTCGATCCCATGGCCACGGGGGTACTGGTCATCGGGGTGGAGCGGGCCACCAAGATGCTCGGCCTCCTGTCGCTGACCACCAAGGCGTACGACGCGACGATCCGGCTCGGGGCAACCACCGACACCGACGACGCCGAAGGCAGCGTTCTCACCCGCACCGACACGAGCGACCTCGACCACGCGCGCATTCACACCGAGGTCAAACCGCTGACGGGGGAGATCAGCCAGATCCCGGCCCGCGTCAGTGCCATCAAGGTCGACGGTCAGCGTGCGCATGCGCTGGCCCGCGAAGGCGCCGACTTCGAACTCAAGGCCCGGCAGGTGACGGTGTCGCGATTCGACGTCGTCGACATCGAGACCGTCCAGGACGGCGACGCGGTCTACACCGACGTGCGTGTCCAGGTCGAGTGCTCGGCGGGGACCTATATCCGGTCGCTGGCACGGGACCTCGGGGCCGAACTCGGCGTGGGTGGCCACCTGACGGCACTGCGGCGCACGAGGGTCGGCCCGTTCGGGCTCGACGTGTCGCGCACGATCGCCGAATTGGCCGACGACCCGACGGTGTCGCTCGACATCGATGCAGCAGCGCAGTTCGCCTTTGCCCATCGCAACATCACCGCGGAGGAAGCCGAGTCGATCAGTCAGGGGCGCTGGCTCGAGCCGATCGGGATGGCGGGGGTCTACGCAGCCATCGACCCTGAGGGCCACACCATCGCGCTGCTGCAGGAAAAGGGCCGCAGGGCCAGCTCGGTGATGGTGGTCCGGCCGGCGACGTTGCGCTGA
- a CDS encoding DUF503 domain-containing protein, which produces MFVGSLEIDLLLGDVRSLKQKRSVVRPIVASLARLRVSVAEVDDHDLHRRARIGVAAVATDSRHIGEILDASEDLVMQRPEVEVLSVRRRIRSSDDD; this is translated from the coding sequence ATGTTTGTCGGCTCCCTGGAGATCGACCTACTGCTCGGAGACGTCCGGTCCCTGAAGCAGAAGCGCTCAGTGGTGCGGCCCATCGTCGCATCACTGGCGCGTCTGCGGGTTTCGGTCGCCGAGGTCGACGACCACGATCTGCACCGCAGAGCGCGGATCGGGGTCGCGGCAGTCGCCACCGATTCGCGGCACATCGGTGAAATACTCGATGCCAGTGAAGATCTGGTCATGCAACGGCCTGAGGTCGAAGTGTTGTCCGTCCGGCGCAGAATTCGCAGCAGCGACGACGACTGA
- a CDS encoding bifunctional oligoribonuclease/PAP phosphatase NrnA: MNTTETAATSALRSIVDVLAAAEHVTVLCHTRPDADTIGSGLAIAGALRRRGAVVEVSFPDSTTLPAALAELPGADTLVEPSEVVGHPVVVTVDCASIHRLESLAAVVEAAQSSVVIDHHASNDGFGTINFVDPTADCTAELVLEIIDALEVPLDVEVATCLYAGVVTDTGSFKWASPRSHRIAARLLELGVDGRRWTRRLLDTHRFAWLAMVAAALDSAELVPHAFAGRGLVYAVVDHESTAALGWEESESVVDIVRTTSEAEVAVVFKEASPGQWTVSMRAKSDVDLVPLARIHGGGGHRLAAGYGATGTATEVVGQLLRSV, from the coding sequence GTGAACACCACCGAAACGGCGGCCACCTCCGCACTACGGTCGATCGTCGACGTGCTGGCAGCTGCCGAGCACGTCACCGTCCTCTGTCATACGCGGCCTGACGCCGACACCATCGGTAGCGGCCTTGCCATAGCCGGGGCACTGCGGCGCCGAGGCGCCGTGGTGGAGGTGAGCTTCCCCGATTCGACGACGCTACCTGCGGCGCTGGCCGAATTGCCCGGTGCCGACACGCTTGTCGAGCCGAGCGAGGTCGTCGGCCACCCCGTTGTGGTGACAGTCGACTGCGCCAGCATCCATCGTCTGGAATCGCTGGCCGCCGTCGTGGAGGCGGCGCAGTCATCGGTGGTCATCGACCACCACGCGTCCAACGACGGCTTCGGCACCATCAACTTCGTTGATCCCACCGCGGACTGCACGGCCGAACTCGTTCTCGAGATCATCGATGCGCTCGAGGTGCCGCTCGACGTCGAGGTCGCCACCTGTCTCTATGCCGGCGTGGTCACCGACACCGGATCATTCAAGTGGGCGAGCCCCCGATCACACAGGATCGCCGCTCGGTTGCTCGAACTGGGTGTGGACGGCCGGAGGTGGACTCGGCGACTTCTCGACACCCACCGGTTCGCCTGGCTGGCGATGGTTGCCGCCGCCCTCGACTCGGCGGAGCTGGTTCCCCACGCGTTTGCCGGACGCGGTCTGGTGTACGCCGTGGTCGATCACGAGTCCACGGCAGCGCTCGGCTGGGAAGAGAGCGAGAGCGTGGTGGACATCGTGCGCACCACCTCCGAAGCCGAGGTCGCGGTTGTGTTCAAGGAGGCCTCGCCGGGTCAGTGGACGGTGTCGATGCGCGCCAAATCGGACGTCGACCTCGTCCCGCTGGCTCGGATACACGGCGGCGGTGGTCATCGGCTCGCTGCGGGATACGGCGCCACCGGAACGGCCACGGAGGTCGTCGGGCAGTTGTTGCGCTCGGTGTGA
- a CDS encoding YlxR family protein produces the protein MRTCVGCRQCRPATELIRLVVCTDDGLPAVVIDHRKTMPGRGAWLHPEPACLVTAVQRRAFARAFRLGGLTVDVDLLTREIESVATQRGRQQSATKDR, from the coding sequence ATGCGTACCTGCGTCGGATGTCGACAGTGTCGCCCGGCCACCGAACTCATTCGGCTGGTCGTCTGCACTGACGACGGTCTCCCGGCTGTTGTGATCGACCATCGAAAGACCATGCCAGGGCGAGGAGCCTGGCTGCATCCCGAACCGGCATGTCTGGTCACGGCGGTGCAGCGCAGAGCCTTCGCAAGGGCATTTCGGCTCGGCGGGTTGACCGTCGACGTCGATCTACTGACCCGAGAGATCGAGTCGGTAGCCACACAGAGAGGCCGGCAGCAGTCGGCCACTAAGGACAGGTAG
- a CDS encoding MATE family efflux transporter: protein MTEASVGEFTPTNSRILRLSASALVVLVAEPLYLMLDLAVVGRLGGLDLAALGVGVLVLSVVSTQLTFLSYGTTARAAQKFGAGDRAGAVGEGLQATWIALAVGAIIVAVMQVAAPWILDVLTGGGDVATEAVDWLRIAVCGVPLILLSMAGNGWMRGVQDTRRPILYVVAGLGLSAILCPILVHGLLGAPHLGLVGSAIANVIGQSLAGLLFAIRVLREFSAVTRRTPEGAGPGDLSTVSRRPQWTVIAAQLTLGRDLIMRSLAFQVCFLSAAAVASRFGVAAVASHQLVLQLWNFVALVLDSFAIAAQALVGAALGAGAVPAAWRVARRVIAWSLGVSVLLAAMFAAGNAVFPRVFTSDAAVLDELSTPWWFFVAMLPIAGIVFALDGILLGSADAAFLRTSTLLSAIIGLLPLIWLSLAFDWGLAGIWTGLVVFMVLRLITGAWRVRGGRWTEVASGRPQRPEPGPPEPSTTLA from the coding sequence GTGACCGAAGCGAGCGTCGGGGAGTTCACTCCCACCAACAGCCGAATCCTGCGGTTGTCGGCCTCGGCCCTGGTTGTTCTCGTGGCCGAGCCGCTGTACCTGATGCTCGATCTGGCCGTTGTCGGCAGGCTCGGCGGTCTCGACCTCGCAGCGCTCGGTGTCGGAGTGCTCGTCTTGTCTGTTGTCAGTACCCAGCTCACGTTCCTGTCGTACGGCACGACGGCTCGGGCTGCGCAGAAGTTCGGCGCAGGCGATCGAGCCGGAGCGGTGGGCGAGGGGTTGCAGGCCACGTGGATCGCGCTGGCAGTGGGTGCGATCATCGTGGCGGTCATGCAAGTGGCCGCCCCCTGGATCCTCGACGTGCTCACCGGCGGCGGTGACGTGGCCACCGAGGCGGTCGACTGGCTGCGCATCGCGGTCTGTGGGGTGCCGTTGATCCTGCTGTCGATGGCCGGTAACGGCTGGATGCGCGGCGTGCAGGACACCCGACGTCCCATTCTGTACGTGGTTGCCGGACTGGGTCTTTCGGCAATTCTGTGCCCGATTCTGGTGCACGGACTGCTCGGTGCGCCGCACCTGGGGCTTGTGGGCAGCGCAATCGCCAACGTCATCGGCCAGAGTCTGGCCGGGCTCCTGTTCGCGATCCGCGTACTCCGCGAGTTCAGTGCGGTCACCCGCCGGACGCCGGAGGGCGCCGGACCCGGTGATCTGTCGACGGTGTCCAGGCGTCCTCAATGGACGGTCATCGCAGCGCAGCTGACCCTTGGTCGCGACCTCATCATGCGCAGTCTCGCCTTTCAGGTGTGTTTCCTGTCCGCAGCCGCAGTGGCGAGCCGGTTCGGCGTCGCAGCGGTCGCGTCCCACCAGCTCGTCCTGCAGCTCTGGAACTTTGTCGCCCTCGTCCTCGACTCGTTTGCCATAGCGGCCCAGGCTCTGGTCGGTGCCGCCCTCGGGGCCGGTGCGGTCCCGGCAGCATGGAGAGTCGCCCGCCGCGTGATCGCCTGGTCGTTGGGTGTGTCGGTCCTTTTGGCCGCGATGTTCGCCGCGGGCAACGCCGTCTTCCCGCGAGTGTTCACCTCCGACGCCGCGGTACTGGACGAACTGTCGACGCCGTGGTGGTTCTTCGTCGCGATGCTCCCGATCGCGGGAATCGTTTTCGCCCTCGACGGCATCCTCCTCGGAAGCGCAGACGCGGCCTTCCTCCGCACCTCGACACTGCTGTCGGCAATCATCGGATTATTGCCGCTCATCTGGTTGTCCCTGGCGTTCGATTGGGGTCTGGCCGGTATCTGGACCGGCCTAGTCGTGTTCATGGTGCTGCGGCTGATCACCGGTGCATGGCGAGTGCGCGGTGGCCGTTGGACCGAGGTGGCATCCGGGCGACCCCAGCGCCCTGAACCGGGTCCACCCGAACCTTCGACTACCCTCGCGTGA
- a CDS encoding metal-dependent transcriptional regulator: MSELSSVTQDYLKVIWTGQEWRPEKITTKMLAERLGVSPSTASEAIRKLADQDLVVHERYGSITLTEAGRTAAVLMVRRHRLLETFLVRELGYGWDEVHDEAEVLEHAVSDRFLSRLDAKLDFPTRDPHGDPIPQVDGSVPSPSARMLADVDVGTAGRIARIADTDPEMLRYFDSVGIALDRTIAVRERRPFAGTIEICIDGGTPIDLGDIAARAIWLAD, from the coding sequence GTGTCCGAACTGTCCTCGGTGACGCAGGACTACCTGAAAGTGATCTGGACCGGCCAGGAATGGCGTCCGGAGAAGATCACCACCAAGATGTTGGCCGAACGTCTCGGCGTGTCACCGTCCACCGCGTCCGAGGCGATCCGCAAGCTCGCCGATCAGGATCTCGTGGTGCACGAGCGCTACGGATCGATCACGCTCACCGAGGCCGGCAGAACGGCCGCGGTGCTGATGGTCCGGCGGCACCGTCTGCTGGAGACATTCCTGGTCCGCGAGCTCGGCTACGGATGGGATGAGGTGCACGACGAGGCCGAGGTACTCGAGCACGCCGTGTCCGATCGCTTCCTGTCGAGGCTGGACGCGAAACTCGACTTCCCCACCCGAGATCCCCACGGCGACCCGATACCGCAGGTGGACGGGTCGGTCCCGTCGCCATCGGCCCGGATGCTGGCCGATGTGGACGTGGGCACCGCCGGACGGATCGCCCGCATCGCCGACACCGACCCTGAGATGCTGCGCTACTTCGACTCGGTGGGCATCGCGCTCGACCGCACCATCGCCGTCCGAGAACGTCGCCCGTTTGCCGGCACCATCGAGATCTGTATTGACGGCGGAACCCCGATCGATCTCGGAGACATTGCCGCACGGGCTATTTGGCTCGCCGACTGA
- the nusA gene encoding transcription termination factor NusA: MNIDIAALRMIEAEKGISIDTVIETIQSALLTAYRHTDGFAPHAYIDVDRKSGQVRVMAQERDEDGNVISEWDDTPEGFGRIAATTARQVILQRLRDAEHDKNFGEFSTHEGEIVGGVVQQDARANARGMVVVRIGSEATGQEGVLPPAEQVPGEKYVHGERIKCYVVGVTRGARGLQITLSRTHPNLVRKLFSLEVPEIEDGSVEIVAVAREAGHRSKIAVHTGVAGLNAKGACIGPMGQRVRNVMSELAGEKIDIIDYDTDPAVFVGNALSPSKVISVTVVDLAAKAARVVVPDYQLSLAIGKEGQNARLAARLTGWRIDIRSDAQPDPDHVESAAGAS; the protein is encoded by the coding sequence ATGAATATCGATATCGCAGCGTTGAGAATGATCGAGGCCGAGAAGGGCATCTCGATCGACACCGTCATCGAGACCATCCAGTCGGCTCTGCTGACCGCGTACCGCCACACCGACGGATTCGCGCCCCACGCGTACATCGACGTGGACCGCAAGTCGGGTCAGGTGCGGGTGATGGCGCAGGAACGTGACGAGGACGGCAACGTCATCTCCGAATGGGACGACACACCAGAGGGATTCGGGCGGATCGCGGCGACCACCGCACGGCAGGTCATCCTGCAGCGTCTCCGAGATGCCGAGCACGACAAGAACTTCGGCGAGTTCTCCACCCACGAGGGCGAGATCGTCGGCGGCGTGGTCCAGCAGGACGCCCGGGCGAACGCACGCGGCATGGTGGTCGTGCGGATCGGCAGCGAGGCAACGGGACAAGAAGGTGTGCTGCCGCCGGCGGAACAGGTGCCGGGAGAGAAGTACGTGCACGGCGAGCGGATTAAGTGCTACGTGGTGGGCGTCACCCGCGGAGCGCGTGGACTCCAGATCACGCTGTCGCGAACCCATCCGAACCTGGTCCGCAAACTCTTCTCGCTCGAGGTCCCGGAGATCGAAGACGGGTCGGTGGAGATCGTCGCCGTGGCCCGCGAGGCCGGGCATCGATCGAAGATCGCAGTGCACACCGGGGTCGCCGGGCTCAACGCCAAGGGCGCCTGCATCGGGCCGATGGGGCAGCGGGTCCGCAACGTGATGAGTGAACTGGCCGGAGAGAAGATCGACATCATCGACTACGACACCGATCCCGCGGTGTTCGTCGGTAACGCGCTCTCGCCGTCGAAGGTCATCTCGGTCACGGTGGTCGATCTGGCTGCCAAGGCGGCGCGGGTCGTGGTTCCCGACTACCAGTTGTCGCTGGCCATCGGCAAGGAAGGGCAGAATGCCCGGCTCGCGGCGAGGCTCACCGGGTGGCGTATCGACATCCGTAGTGACGCCCAGCCCGATCCCGACCATGTCGAGTCGGCGGCGGGTGCGAGCTGA
- the rbfA gene encoding 30S ribosome-binding factor RbfA: MADPARAQRLAKRISSIVATAIAKEIKDPRLAYVTVTDAKVTGDLHDATVFYTVMGPSLDEEPDYAAAAAGLAKATGILRSKVGAGTGVRFTPTLSFVLDKVPDTARDLEELLERARQQDEEVARLARDAAPAGDPDPYKEPARADGDPGDEGAGTAGADER; encoded by the coding sequence ATGGCAGACCCCGCACGGGCACAGCGGTTGGCGAAGCGGATCTCATCGATTGTCGCCACGGCCATCGCCAAGGAAATCAAGGATCCCCGCCTGGCCTACGTCACCGTCACGGACGCGAAGGTGACCGGTGATCTACACGATGCAACGGTTTTCTACACGGTGATGGGTCCGTCGCTCGACGAAGAACCCGATTACGCGGCAGCCGCCGCGGGTCTGGCCAAGGCGACCGGCATCCTGCGGTCGAAGGTCGGAGCCGGAACCGGTGTCCGCTTCACCCCGACACTGAGCTTTGTGTTGGACAAGGTGCCCGACACCGCACGTGATCTCGAAGAACTACTCGAGCGCGCCCGCCAGCAGGACGAGGAAGTCGCCCGTCTGGCCCGCGATGCCGCCCCGGCCGGCGACCCGGACCCCTACAAGGAACCAGCCCGTGCCGATGGCGATCCCGGCGACGAAGGTGCGGGTACTGCGGGTGCTGACGAAAGGTGA
- a CDS encoding metallophosphoesterase: MATLWAISDLHVAHRGNESIIDRIRPEDDGDWLIVAGDVSERTDDISDTLRRLKARFETVIWTPGNHELYTTAKDPMQIFGVARYDYLVQMCRDLGVVTPEDIYPLFDPRNGTAPVRVVPMFLLYDYTFRPKGTVNKLQALAVARENNVVATDEFLLSSEPFQTRDAWSRARIDQTRRRLDRLDPAERTVLINHWPLRREPTDALMYPEFALWCGSELTDDWHLRYNAMCSVYGHLHIPRTTWYDGVRFEEVSVGYPREWGRRGLPDPLLRKIVPDDGLLPEHLPEHGARFELPPDYKERAEEFAQKLAKKREDVKVRRAEREQKRDETP; encoded by the coding sequence ATGGCGACACTGTGGGCGATCAGTGACCTGCATGTCGCGCACCGCGGGAACGAATCGATCATCGACCGGATCCGGCCCGAGGACGACGGCGACTGGCTGATCGTCGCCGGTGACGTCAGCGAACGTACCGACGACATCTCCGACACCCTGCGCCGCCTCAAAGCGCGGTTCGAGACCGTGATCTGGACCCCGGGCAACCACGAGCTCTACACCACGGCCAAAGATCCCATGCAGATCTTCGGCGTCGCCCGCTACGACTACCTGGTGCAGATGTGCCGCGATCTGGGCGTGGTCACGCCCGAGGACATCTACCCGCTGTTCGACCCGCGTAACGGGACCGCGCCGGTTCGCGTGGTGCCGATGTTCCTGTTGTACGACTACACCTTTCGACCCAAGGGAACCGTCAACAAGTTGCAGGCCCTGGCTGTGGCCCGGGAGAACAACGTCGTGGCCACGGACGAGTTCCTGTTGTCCTCCGAGCCATTTCAGACGCGCGACGCCTGGAGTCGGGCCCGCATCGACCAGACCCGCCGCCGACTCGACCGACTCGATCCCGCCGAGCGCACAGTGCTGATCAACCACTGGCCGCTGCGACGAGAGCCCACCGACGCATTGATGTACCCCGAGTTCGCCCTGTGGTGCGGCAGTGAACTCACCGACGACTGGCATCTGCGGTACAACGCGATGTGCAGCGTGTACGGACACCTGCACATTCCCCGCACCACCTGGTACGACGGGGTGCGGTTCGAAGAGGTGTCGGTCGGCTACCCGCGCGAGTGGGGCCGCCGTGGCCTGCCGGATCCCTTGCTGCGCAAGATCGTTCCCGATGACGGTTTGCTGCCCGAGCACCTGCCTGAACATGGCGCCCGGTTCGAGCTGCCCCCGGACTACAAGGAACGCGCCGAGGAGTTCGCCCAGAAGCTGGCCAAGAAACGTGAGGACGTGAAGGTGCGCCGCGCCGAGCGTGAACAGAAGCGAGACGAGACACCATGA
- a CDS encoding 4'-phosphopantetheinyl transferase has translation MIEKLFPSGVAVAESFGEMADAEPMAAEASLIARAVDKRRREFVTTRNCAREALSRLGVEPVPILRGDNGEPLWPRQIVGSLTHCDGYRAAVAGYAMQVRSLGIDAEPHEPLPEGVLEHVSIEPEREVLAARESDVHWDRLLFCAKEATYKAWFPLAKRWLGFEDAHITFEQTAEGTGTFRTELLVDGATVDGGRPLLGFDGRWLVQDGLIVTAIVH, from the coding sequence ATGATCGAGAAGCTGTTTCCCTCAGGGGTCGCAGTGGCAGAGTCGTTCGGCGAGATGGCCGACGCCGAACCGATGGCCGCCGAGGCCTCGTTGATCGCCCGTGCCGTGGACAAGCGTCGTCGCGAGTTCGTCACCACCCGCAACTGCGCACGAGAGGCGTTGAGCCGACTGGGTGTCGAGCCGGTGCCCATCCTGCGTGGCGACAACGGTGAACCGCTGTGGCCCCGCCAGATCGTGGGCAGCCTGACCCACTGCGACGGGTACCGGGCTGCGGTCGCGGGCTATGCGATGCAGGTCCGTTCGTTGGGCATCGATGCCGAACCGCACGAGCCCCTGCCCGAGGGAGTTCTCGAGCACGTCAGCATCGAGCCCGAGCGAGAAGTGTTGGCGGCCCGGGAGTCGGACGTCCACTGGGACCGACTGCTGTTCTGCGCAAAGGAAGCCACGTACAAGGCGTGGTTCCCGTTGGCCAAACGTTGGCTCGGTTTCGAGGATGCGCACATCACGTTCGAGCAGACCGCAGAGGGCACGGGCACCTTCCGTACCGAACTCCTCGTGGACGGTGCCACCGTGGACGGGGGCCGGCCCTTGCTCGGGTTCGATGGGCGCTGGTTGGTGCAGGACGGTCTCATCGTCACCGCGATCGTGCATTGA
- the infB gene encoding translation initiation factor IF-2: MAGKARVHELAKELGVTSKEVLARLSEQGEFVKSASSTVEAPVARRLRQSFPGKDAPAANGGAPSSNAGGSAPAAKPSAAKPGAARTSAPSAPPPSGSAPAAPSTGAKPGAPRPAAPAAKATPAAPPAPPAATPAPQNRPAPQRPAPAAPQAPAESAASATPPAAPSRPAPAARPAAPGPKPGPRAPRVGNNPYSTAAPVERPAPRPAPGAGGPRPGGGQRPAPGGATGGRPAPGQGGPRPSPGSMPPRPNPGAMPARSARPGGPGGPGGARGGPGGARGGPGGAGGARGGPGGGGGGYRGGPGGGGGGAPTGAPGGPPGGFRGRPGGGGRGRGGGAAGAFGRPGGAVRRGRKSKRAKRAEYESMQAPAVGGVRLPRGNGETIRLARGASLSDFADKIDANPAALVQALFNLGEMVTATESVNDETLELLGGEMNYVVQVVSPEDEDRELLDSFDLTYGEDAGGEEDLEQRPPVVTVMGHVDHGKTRLLDTIRNEKVREGEAGGITQHIGAYQVLTELDGNERLVTFIDTPGHEAFTAMRARGAKATDIAILVVAADDGVMPQTVEAINHAQAADVPIVVAVNKIDKEGADPQKIRAQLTEYGLVAEDFGGDTMFVDISAKQGTNIDALLEAVLLTADASLDLRANPDMDAQGVAIEAHLDRGRGPVATVLVQRGTLKVGDSIVAGDAYGRVRRMVDEHGADVTAALPSRPVQVIGFTSVPGAGDNLLVVDEDRIARQIADRRNARKRNALAARSRKRISLEDLDSALKETSQLNLILKGDNSGTVEALEEALLGIEIDDEVQLRVIDRGVGGVTETNVNLASASNAIIIGFNVRAEGKATELANREGVDIRYYSVIYQAIDEIQSALKGMLKPIYEEVELGRADIRAIFRSSKVGNIAGCLVTSGIMRRNAKARLLRDNVVIAENLTISSLKREKDDVTEVRDGYECGLTITYNDIKVDDVIETYELREKARE; encoded by the coding sequence GTGGCAGGCAAGGCCCGCGTGCACGAATTGGCCAAAGAACTGGGCGTGACGAGTAAAGAAGTACTCGCCCGACTCAGCGAACAAGGCGAGTTCGTCAAATCAGCGTCGTCGACCGTAGAGGCCCCGGTGGCCCGGCGACTTCGCCAGTCCTTCCCCGGGAAGGACGCTCCCGCCGCCAACGGTGGAGCACCATCATCAAACGCCGGAGGCAGCGCCCCGGCAGCAAAACCATCAGCAGCCAAGCCGGGTGCCGCGCGCACCTCGGCTCCTTCGGCACCGCCACCCAGCGGTTCGGCTCCGGCCGCGCCGTCGACCGGCGCAAAGCCCGGCGCCCCGCGCCCGGCGGCTCCCGCAGCCAAGGCGACACCGGCAGCACCCCCGGCGCCCCCGGCAGCAACTCCGGCCCCGCAGAACCGGCCCGCTCCCCAGCGTCCGGCTCCGGCGGCTCCTCAGGCTCCCGCAGAATCGGCAGCCTCCGCGACCCCGCCTGCGGCTCCTTCCCGTCCGGCTCCGGCCGCACGTCCGGCCGCTCCGGGCCCCAAGCCCGGTCCGCGTGCGCCGCGGGTCGGTAACAACCCTTATTCGACGGCCGCTCCGGTCGAGCGTCCGGCACCACGTCCGGCACCCGGCGCGGGCGGTCCCCGCCCCGGCGGCGGCCAGCGCCCCGCACCCGGCGGCGCGACCGGCGGACGCCCGGCACCGGGTCAGGGCGGTCCCCGTCCCAGCCCCGGCAGCATGCCTCCCCGTCCCAATCCCGGTGCCATGCCGGCTCGTTCGGCCCGCCCAGGCGGTCCGGGCGGACCCGGTGGTGCGCGCGGCGGTCCCGGTGGCGCACGTGGCGGACCCGGTGGCGCCGGTGGTGCGCGCGGCGGTCCCGGTGGCGGCGGCGGTGGATACCGCGGCGGTCCCGGCGGCGGTGGCGGCGGAGCCCCGACAGGTGCTCCCGGTGGTCCTCCCGGTGGGTTCCGCGGACGCCCGGGTGGCGGCGGTCGTGGACGTGGTGGCGGCGCAGCCGGTGCCTTCGGTCGCCCCGGCGGTGCAGTCCGTCGTGGTCGCAAGTCGAAGCGGGCGAAACGCGCCGAGTACGAGAGCATGCAGGCTCCCGCAGTCGGCGGCGTGCGGTTGCCACGTGGCAACGGCGAGACCATTCGCCTTGCGCGCGGTGCATCGCTGTCCGACTTCGCCGACAAGATCGACGCGAACCCGGCAGCACTGGTGCAGGCGCTCTTCAATCTCGGTGAGATGGTCACGGCCACCGAATCGGTGAACGACGAGACGCTCGAGCTGCTCGGCGGCGAGATGAACTACGTCGTGCAGGTCGTCAGTCCTGAAGACGAAGATCGCGAGCTGCTCGACTCCTTCGACCTCACCTACGGCGAAGATGCCGGTGGCGAGGAAGATCTCGAGCAACGTCCGCCGGTGGTGACCGTCATGGGTCACGTCGACCACGGTAAGACGCGACTGCTCGACACGATCCGAAACGAGAAGGTCCGCGAAGGCGAGGCCGGCGGCATCACCCAGCACATCGGTGCCTACCAGGTCCTCACCGAACTGGACGGCAACGAACGTCTGGTCACCTTCATCGACACCCCGGGTCACGAGGCGTTCACCGCCATGCGTGCCCGTGGTGCCAAGGCCACCGACATCGCGATCCTCGTGGTCGCGGCCGACGACGGTGTCATGCCGCAGACGGTCGAGGCGATCAACCACGCACAGGCGGCCGACGTGCCGATCGTCGTGGCGGTCAACAAGATCGACAAGGAAGGTGCTGATCCGCAGAAGATCCGCGCTCAGCTCACCGAATACGGTCTGGTCGCCGAGGACTTCGGCGGCGACACCATGTTCGTCGACATCTCCGCCAAGCAGGGCACCAACATCGACGCGCTGCTCGAAGCGGTTCTGTTGACCGCGGATGCCTCACTCGACCTGCGGGCGAACCCGGACATGGACGCGCAGGGTGTGGCCATCGAGGCCCACCTCGACCGTGGCCGCGGCCCGGTGGCAACCGTGCTCGTGCAGCGCGGAACGCTCAAGGTCGGCGACTCGATCGTCGCCGGAGACGCCTACGGACGTGTCCGACGGATGGTCGACGAGCACGGCGCCGATGTCACGGCGGCGCTGCCGTCGCGCCCGGTCCAGGTCATCGGTTTCACCTCGGTGCCCGGTGCAGGCGACAACCTGCTGGTCGTCGACGAGGACCGCATCGCCCGCCAGATCGCCGATCGCCGCAATGCGCGCAAGCGCAATGCGCTGGCCGCACGCAGCCGCAAGCGGATCAGCCTCGAAGATCTCGATTCGGCTCTGAAGGAGACTTCGCAGCTGAACCTGATCCTCAAGGGCGACAACTCGGGAACCGTGGAAGCGCTCGAAGAAGCGCTGCTCGGTATCGAGATCGACGACGAGGTGCAGTTGCGGGTCATCGACCGCGGTGTCGGTGGCGTCACCGAGACCAACGTGAACCTGGCGTCGGCATCGAACGCGATCATCATCGGGTTCAACGTCCGTGCCGAGGGCAAGGCAACCGAACTCGCGAACCGCGAGGGTGTCGACATCCGGTACTACTCGGTGATCTACCAGGCCATCGACGAGATCCAGAGCGCGCTCAAGGGCATGCTCAAGCCGATCTACGAAGAGGTCGAACTGGGTCGGGCCGACATCCGTGCGATCTTCCGTTCGTCGAAGGTCGGCAACATCGCGGGTTGTCTGGTCACATCGGGCATCATGCGCCGGAACGCCAAGGCCCGTCTGTTGCGCGACAACGTCGTGATCGCCGAGAACCTCACCATCTCCTCACTCAAGCGCGAGAAGGACGATGTCACCGAGGTCCGCGACGGCTACGAATGCGGTCTCACGATCACGTACAACGACATCAAGGTCGACGACGTCATCGAAACGTACGAGTTGCGGGAGAAGGCACGCGAATGA